A single Aminobacterium mobile DSM 12262 DNA region contains:
- the uvrA gene encoding excinuclease ABC subunit UvrA: MLHLISIRGAREHNLKNISVTLPKNKLVVITGPSGSGKSSLAFDTLYAEGQRRYVESLSAYARQFLGMQKKPDVDDISGLSPAISIEQKGTSHNPRSTVGTVTEVYDYLRLLFGRLGVPYCPSCGKPVIRHSLDEIVDIIYKDYPEQRLEVLAPQVRAKKGEFKNLFLQNREKGFMRVRVDGTVYWLEEEIPLDKNKRHTVEVVIDRLKVLEDRKARISEAVETALSLSNGYVLLVTDGGVERLLTENYACPDCGIALPEIEPRLFSFNNPYGACPDCSGLGSHEHFSEELAVDPSRIVSDGALLPWKKKHYMLSKLYTFVSRKNWDLSIPYKNLSKKVQDFILWGSDERLPMFFTDKGQSRQYMGRYEGLLPWLESRWRDTESENVMEELGGYRVEDLCQTCQGLRLRKEALMVRLKGYSIGNLMEMPIDRLIPVLKAMEFSENEHKIVGQVMLELEKRLSFLVDVGAGYLSLLRRADTLSGGESQRIRLATQIGSKLSGVLYVLDEPTIGLHPRDTDRLLRTLQSIRDLGNTVVVVEHDRETMLAADSIIEMGPGAGERGGEIVSAGSAEEIRKTKGLTGPYLRGEVSGCIRRDFVRSPVGWLTLRKVAHHNLKDIDVSIPAGVFTCISGVSGSGKSSLLYDVLYKGMKRLLDRDFRERAGKHDGIEGIELFKNVVMVDQSPIGRTPRSNPATYTGVFTLIRELFSQLPEAKLRGYAQGRFSFNVRGGRCEACGGAGSVKVSMLFMPDVYVDCDVCGGTRYNRETLEVRYKGRNISDVLNMTVDEASEFFKDIPRISSKLALIQDAGLGYIRLGQSALTLSGGEAQRVKLAKELSKRFTGPTLYLLDEPTTGLFYTDVKKLLRIIHRIVDQGNTVVMIEHNLDVLLSADYIIDLGPEGGLEGGTIVTQGTPDEVMTSKRGYTAAYMHEYAKQLEKEERYGEKTGS; the protein is encoded by the coding sequence GTGTTGCATCTCATCAGCATAAGAGGAGCAAGAGAACACAATCTCAAAAATATAAGCGTTACTCTTCCAAAAAATAAATTAGTTGTCATTACTGGCCCCTCGGGTTCTGGAAAGTCTTCCTTGGCTTTCGACACCCTCTATGCAGAGGGGCAGAGGCGCTACGTGGAATCTCTTTCTGCATATGCCAGACAATTTCTCGGAATGCAAAAAAAACCTGACGTTGACGATATTTCAGGTTTATCTCCTGCCATTTCGATTGAACAAAAGGGGACATCTCATAATCCCAGATCTACAGTTGGAACTGTAACTGAGGTTTATGATTATCTTCGACTTCTCTTTGGAAGGCTAGGAGTACCGTATTGTCCTTCGTGCGGGAAGCCTGTTATTCGCCATTCTCTAGATGAAATAGTAGATATTATTTATAAGGATTATCCGGAGCAGCGTCTGGAAGTTCTTGCTCCGCAAGTTCGAGCTAAAAAGGGAGAGTTCAAAAACCTCTTTCTTCAAAACAGAGAAAAGGGTTTTATGCGAGTTCGAGTTGATGGAACAGTGTATTGGCTTGAAGAAGAGATTCCTCTCGATAAAAACAAAAGGCACACCGTAGAAGTGGTGATAGATCGACTTAAAGTTTTAGAAGACAGAAAGGCTCGAATTAGTGAGGCAGTAGAGACGGCTCTTTCTTTAAGTAACGGCTATGTTTTGCTTGTCACTGACGGAGGCGTAGAGCGGCTCTTAACAGAAAATTATGCCTGTCCTGATTGTGGAATTGCGCTTCCTGAGATAGAGCCGAGGCTTTTTTCTTTTAACAATCCTTATGGAGCTTGTCCTGATTGTTCAGGTCTCGGGAGTCACGAGCATTTTTCCGAAGAATTGGCAGTGGATCCTAGCCGTATCGTGAGTGATGGAGCCCTTCTACCGTGGAAGAAAAAACACTATATGTTGAGTAAACTTTATACTTTTGTCTCCCGGAAAAACTGGGATTTATCTATCCCTTATAAGAACCTCTCTAAAAAAGTTCAAGACTTTATCCTTTGGGGATCTGATGAGCGACTTCCCATGTTTTTTACAGATAAGGGGCAAAGTCGGCAATATATGGGGCGTTACGAAGGACTTCTTCCATGGTTAGAAAGTCGATGGCGGGATACAGAGTCTGAGAACGTTATGGAAGAGCTTGGCGGATATCGTGTGGAGGATCTCTGTCAGACTTGCCAAGGATTACGGCTCCGTAAGGAAGCCCTTATGGTTCGACTTAAAGGCTACTCTATAGGAAACCTTATGGAAATGCCTATAGATCGGCTTATACCAGTTTTAAAGGCCATGGAGTTTTCGGAAAATGAGCATAAAATTGTAGGACAAGTTATGTTAGAACTTGAAAAGCGTCTCTCTTTCTTAGTGGATGTGGGGGCAGGCTACCTCTCTCTTCTTCGTAGAGCTGATACCCTCAGTGGAGGGGAAAGTCAGCGTATTAGGCTTGCAACCCAGATCGGTTCAAAACTTAGTGGTGTTTTGTACGTACTCGATGAACCTACGATAGGACTTCATCCTAGAGACACAGATCGCCTTCTTCGCACCCTTCAGTCTATCCGGGACTTAGGAAACACTGTTGTAGTTGTAGAGCATGACCGGGAGACCATGCTTGCTGCTGATTCTATTATAGAAATGGGGCCAGGAGCTGGAGAGCGAGGGGGAGAAATTGTTAGTGCCGGTTCGGCGGAAGAGATTCGCAAAACGAAAGGTTTGACAGGTCCTTATTTGCGGGGAGAAGTTTCAGGATGTATACGAAGAGACTTTGTGCGTTCCCCTGTAGGATGGCTCACTCTTAGGAAAGTGGCTCATCACAATTTGAAGGATATTGATGTATCGATTCCCGCAGGTGTTTTTACATGCATCAGTGGTGTTTCTGGCTCTGGTAAAAGTAGTCTCCTGTATGACGTATTATATAAAGGAATGAAAAGACTTTTAGATAGAGATTTTCGGGAGAGAGCTGGGAAACATGATGGCATAGAAGGGATAGAGCTGTTTAAAAATGTGGTAATGGTTGATCAAAGCCCTATTGGGCGAACCCCACGTTCAAACCCCGCTACATATACGGGAGTGTTTACCTTGATCCGAGAGCTTTTTTCTCAGCTGCCGGAGGCTAAATTAAGAGGATATGCTCAGGGCCGTTTTAGTTTCAATGTTAGGGGGGGACGATGTGAGGCTTGTGGTGGGGCTGGATCAGTGAAGGTCTCAATGCTTTTTATGCCTGATGTATACGTTGATTGTGATGTATGCGGCGGTACAAGATATAACAGAGAAACCCTTGAAGTTCGTTATAAAGGGCGTAATATTTCAGATGTTTTGAACATGACAGTAGACGAGGCTTCCGAATTCTTTAAAGATATTCCTCGTATATCCTCAAAACTTGCTTTAATACAAGACGCAGGGTTAGGGTATATACGATTGGGGCAGTCTGCTTTAACCTTGAGTGGCGGAGAAGCTCAAAGAGTTAAATTGGCTAAGGAGCTCAGCAAACGTTTTACAGGTCCCACTCTCTATCTTCTTGACGAACCCACTACAGGACTTTTCTATACGGATGTTAAAAAACTTCTAAGGATCATCCATCGGATAGTCGATCAGGGAAATACTGTGGTGATGATAGAACATAACCTCGATGTATTGCTATCGGCGGATTATATTATCGACCTAGGTCCTGAAGGTGGATTAGAAGGAGGAACAATTGTCACGCAGGGGACTCCTGACGAAGTCATGACTTCGAAACGAGGATATACTGCGGCGTATATGCATGAATATGCTAAGCAACTGGAGAAGGAGGAACGTTATGGCGAAAAAACAGGATCGTGA
- the uvrB gene encoding excinuclease ABC subunit UvrB encodes MAHLFNLEADWPPSGDQPEAIEALTQSLRQGHRFQTLLGVTGSGKTFTVANVIASFDRPVLVLAHNKTLAAQLYTEFKGFFPENEVHYFVSYYDYYQPEAYIPSSDTYIEKDASVNDRIEKLRLAATKALIERRDVIVVASVSCIYGLGKKEMYEKVIFPFAVGEEWERRKFMECLLDSYYERNDMLLEPGKFRVRGDIIEVFPSYSNDTALRIAFFDEEIERIDEIDPVSGRSVKQLEKASIFPAQHYITSRDAIDQAMEDIQKELEEQVCLLKERGKLLEAQRLEMRTRYDMEMLQEVGYCSGIENYSRYLDGREAGEPPGTLLDFFPDDFIMVIDESHITLPQVRGMYNGDRARKLTLVENGFRLPSCLDNRPLNWQEFKKHMGQVIFISATPGDWERKVSSSIVEQIIRPTGVVDPEVIVSPATGQVDDLVDRLRDVIARNERALVTTLTKKSAEDLAEYLSELQFKVKYIHSELNAFERAELIRDLRSGDISVLVGINLLREGMDLPEVSLVAILDADREGFLRSHRSLIQIMGRAARNIQGQVILYADEETESIRTSVEETRRRREIQMDFNVEHGITPQSVYKSIQNLLPEELVFEEKQEIGGGEKRSLPVQTYSQPDLEQLMWEAVEHLDFEKAAQIRDILTASKGKEWQRVASHQHKRSKRTQSQKYKRYSSKK; translated from the coding sequence ATGGCTCATTTATTTAATCTCGAAGCAGACTGGCCTCCATCAGGGGATCAGCCGGAGGCCATCGAAGCTCTTACCCAATCTTTGCGGCAAGGGCATCGTTTCCAAACCCTTTTAGGGGTAACTGGTAGTGGAAAAACCTTTACTGTAGCAAATGTCATAGCTTCTTTTGATAGGCCAGTGTTGGTTTTAGCACATAATAAAACGTTGGCGGCGCAGCTTTATACAGAGTTCAAAGGTTTTTTCCCAGAGAACGAGGTTCATTATTTTGTAAGTTACTATGATTACTACCAGCCGGAGGCTTATATCCCTTCAAGTGATACTTACATAGAAAAAGATGCCTCTGTGAATGACCGGATAGAGAAATTGCGACTTGCTGCGACAAAAGCCCTTATTGAACGCCGCGATGTTATTGTGGTGGCAAGTGTATCGTGTATCTACGGCTTAGGGAAAAAAGAGATGTACGAAAAAGTTATATTTCCTTTTGCTGTGGGAGAAGAGTGGGAGCGCAGGAAGTTCATGGAATGTCTTCTAGATAGTTATTATGAGCGAAACGATATGCTTTTGGAGCCAGGGAAATTCCGTGTTCGAGGCGATATTATTGAAGTTTTTCCCTCATATAGCAACGACACTGCCCTCCGTATAGCTTTTTTTGACGAAGAGATAGAACGTATTGATGAGATAGATCCAGTAAGTGGCCGTTCAGTGAAGCAGCTTGAAAAAGCTTCGATTTTCCCAGCTCAGCACTATATAACCAGTCGCGATGCTATAGATCAAGCTATGGAAGATATTCAAAAGGAACTTGAGGAGCAAGTTTGTCTCCTTAAGGAACGGGGAAAATTGCTGGAGGCCCAAAGGCTTGAAATGCGTACTCGTTACGATATGGAGATGCTTCAAGAAGTAGGATACTGTTCGGGGATAGAAAACTATTCTCGTTATCTGGATGGACGGGAAGCCGGAGAACCTCCAGGTACGCTTCTTGATTTCTTCCCCGATGATTTTATTATGGTAATAGATGAGTCTCATATTACCTTGCCGCAGGTTCGTGGTATGTATAATGGCGACAGAGCTCGTAAATTGACGCTGGTAGAAAATGGTTTTCGTTTACCTTCCTGCTTAGACAATAGACCATTGAATTGGCAAGAGTTTAAAAAACATATGGGACAGGTTATTTTTATCTCGGCTACTCCTGGTGATTGGGAGAGGAAGGTTTCTTCAAGTATAGTAGAACAGATTATACGCCCTACGGGGGTGGTAGATCCGGAAGTTATTGTGAGCCCAGCTACGGGGCAAGTTGATGATCTTGTCGACCGTCTTAGGGATGTTATAGCTCGTAATGAGCGGGCACTTGTAACAACCCTTACTAAAAAATCGGCAGAAGACCTGGCTGAATATCTATCAGAATTACAATTTAAAGTAAAATACATTCATTCCGAGCTTAACGCTTTTGAACGAGCTGAGCTTATTCGTGATCTTCGGAGCGGTGATATTTCAGTTCTCGTAGGAATTAATTTGCTACGAGAGGGAATGGACCTCCCAGAAGTTTCTCTCGTGGCTATTCTTGATGCAGATAGAGAAGGTTTTTTACGATCCCACCGGTCTTTGATTCAGATTATGGGGAGAGCGGCTAGAAATATTCAGGGACAAGTTATTCTCTATGCTGATGAAGAGACAGAAAGTATTCGTACCTCTGTGGAAGAAACGCGTCGTCGCCGGGAAATCCAAATGGATTTCAATGTAGAACATGGCATTACACCTCAATCTGTGTATAAATCTATCCAAAACTTACTCCCCGAAGAACTTGTTTTTGAAGAAAAGCAAGAAATAGGCGGTGGAGAGAAGAGAAGTTTGCCGGTTCAGACGTACTCTCAGCCTGATCTGGAACAGCTTATGTGGGAAGCGGTAGAGCATTTAGATTTTGAAAAAGCGGCACAAATTCGCGATATTTTAACTGCATCGAAAGGGAAGGAGTGGCAACGTGTTGCATCTCATCAGCATAAGAGGAGCAAGAGAACACAATCTCAAAAATATAAGCGTTACTCTTCCAAAAAATAA
- the ftsH gene encoding ATP-dependent zinc metalloprotease FtsH: MGRLIKNLGLYLILVVLVVSLVNVFLSPVHNPQQAEAITYSEFLTAVNTGQVKSVSIKDNTISGRFIDGRNFQAEVVGTGDLAKEIAAKGVNVEVTPPQKTPWWATMISSFFPTLLLIGVWIFFLYNMQGGGGKVMNFAKSKAKLFLDNRPKVTFKDVAGCDESKEELSEVVQFLRDPGKFKALGARVPKGVLLLGPPGTGKTLLARAVAGEADVPFFSVSGSDFVEMFVGVGAARVRDLFEQARKYQPCIIFIDEMDAVGRQRGAGLGGGHDEREQTLNQLLVELDGFDESTGIILIAATNRPDILDPALLRPGRFDRHVVVDRPDVKGREEILEVHVRNKKLDKDVDLGVVARRTPGFVGADLANLVNEAALLAARAGKNLITMAEFEEGIDRVIAGPERKSRLISDKERRIIAYHETGHALVAKYLPDCDPVHKISIIPRGHMALGYTLQLPVEDRFLMSKVELINQITVLLGGRIAEELNFGDVTTGAGNDLERATFIARKMVTEYGMSEKLGLVKLGHKHQEVFLGRDITEDRNYSDHVAYMIDQEIKFLIDSCYQKAKNILSENQDQVDLVAEALLEKEVIEGKELDQLLGISGGESAEREEPTQNVDLEEKSQVRTGAGRPGVVGNPA; the protein is encoded by the coding sequence GTGGGCCGATTGATCAAGAATCTCGGGTTGTATTTGATTCTCGTTGTGCTTGTGGTCAGCTTGGTGAATGTTTTCCTTTCACCAGTTCACAACCCCCAGCAAGCAGAAGCAATTACGTACTCCGAGTTCCTGACCGCTGTGAATACGGGCCAGGTTAAAAGTGTTTCTATTAAAGACAATACTATAAGTGGACGTTTTATAGACGGCAGAAATTTCCAGGCGGAAGTAGTTGGAACTGGTGATCTTGCAAAGGAGATTGCAGCGAAGGGGGTTAATGTAGAAGTTACTCCTCCCCAGAAAACTCCGTGGTGGGCGACAATGATTTCGTCGTTCTTCCCTACCTTGTTACTTATAGGAGTATGGATATTTTTCTTATATAACATGCAGGGTGGCGGAGGTAAGGTCATGAACTTCGCTAAAAGCAAGGCAAAGCTCTTCCTTGATAATCGCCCGAAGGTAACGTTTAAGGATGTGGCGGGATGTGACGAATCGAAAGAGGAGCTCAGTGAGGTCGTTCAGTTCCTCCGTGATCCAGGGAAGTTTAAGGCGTTAGGGGCGAGGGTTCCTAAAGGAGTGTTGCTTCTGGGACCTCCGGGAACAGGGAAAACCCTTCTCGCTCGAGCTGTAGCTGGAGAGGCTGACGTACCCTTCTTTAGTGTCAGTGGCTCCGATTTTGTAGAAATGTTTGTTGGGGTTGGGGCTGCGCGTGTGCGAGATCTTTTTGAGCAAGCAAGAAAGTATCAGCCTTGCATTATATTTATCGATGAGATGGATGCCGTCGGTCGTCAGCGTGGAGCAGGACTTGGTGGCGGCCATGACGAGCGCGAGCAGACCTTGAACCAGTTGTTAGTGGAACTAGATGGTTTTGATGAGTCTACAGGGATTATCCTTATCGCTGCGACCAATAGGCCGGATATTCTTGATCCAGCTCTTCTCCGTCCAGGGCGGTTTGATAGGCATGTAGTTGTAGATCGCCCAGATGTAAAAGGGAGAGAGGAAATTCTAGAGGTCCACGTTCGCAATAAGAAATTAGATAAAGATGTAGACCTTGGTGTCGTAGCTCGCCGAACCCCCGGTTTTGTAGGGGCGGACCTTGCTAATTTAGTGAATGAAGCTGCTCTGCTTGCCGCAAGGGCTGGGAAGAATCTCATAACCATGGCTGAGTTTGAAGAAGGCATTGACCGAGTCATAGCTGGACCGGAACGCAAAAGTCGACTGATTAGCGACAAAGAACGACGTATCATAGCGTATCATGAGACGGGACATGCTTTGGTAGCGAAGTATCTTCCTGATTGTGATCCGGTACATAAGATATCTATTATCCCTAGAGGGCATATGGCTCTTGGATACACTCTTCAGCTTCCTGTGGAAGATCGCTTCCTTATGTCAAAGGTGGAGCTGATAAACCAGATTACAGTGCTTCTTGGCGGACGAATAGCTGAGGAACTCAATTTCGGGGATGTGACGACCGGAGCCGGTAACGATCTGGAACGAGCAACATTCATTGCTCGTAAAATGGTTACTGAATACGGTATGAGCGAGAAATTAGGTCTTGTTAAGCTTGGCCATAAACATCAGGAAGTCTTTTTGGGACGGGATATCACGGAAGATCGAAATTACAGTGATCATGTAGCCTATATGATCGATCAGGAAATAAAATTCCTTATCGATAGTTGCTATCAGAAGGCTAAAAATATATTAAGTGAAAACCAGGATCAAGTGGACCTTGTAGCAGAAGCCCTTCTTGAGAAAGAGGTTATTGAAGGGAAAGAGCTTGACCAGCTTCTTGGCATTTCTGGTGGAGAAAGTGCGGAGAGAGAAGAACCTACCCAAAATGTGGATCTAGAAGAGAAAAGTCAGGTTCGTACAGGGGCAGGAAGGCCTGGGGTTGTCGGGAATCCTGCATAA
- the hpt gene encoding hypoxanthine phosphoribosyltransferase, which translates to MNYVVSEVLLSKDTISKKVQELGEQIAQDYAGEDLVTVGILKGAVVFLSDLVRHIENNVNVIMDFMAVSSYGDSTKTCGVVKINKDIDTSIKGKHVLIVEDIVDTGLTLSYLIRLMKERHPKSVRVCVLLDKMERRKVPVSVDYKGFDIPDEFVVGYGLDYAGKWRNLPSIHVVDVQE; encoded by the coding sequence ATGAACTATGTAGTGTCGGAAGTGCTCCTGTCGAAGGATACCATATCGAAAAAGGTACAGGAGCTTGGGGAACAGATCGCTCAAGATTATGCTGGAGAAGATTTGGTAACAGTGGGGATATTGAAAGGAGCCGTTGTTTTCCTTTCTGATCTCGTTCGTCATATTGAAAATAATGTGAATGTTATCATGGATTTTATGGCGGTATCTTCCTACGGGGACTCCACGAAAACCTGTGGTGTTGTTAAAATAAACAAGGATATTGATACGAGTATTAAAGGGAAACATGTTCTTATCGTAGAAGACATTGTAGATACAGGCCTAACTCTTTCTTACCTCATTCGATTGATGAAGGAGCGTCATCCTAAAAGTGTTCGTGTGTGTGTTCTTCTTGATAAGATGGAGCGGCGTAAAGTTCCAGTGTCAGTAGATTATAAGGGATTTGATATTCCAGATGAATTCGTGGTAGGGTATGGGTTAGATTATGCTGGCAAATGGAGAAATCTTCCTTCAATCCACGTTGTGGATGTACAAGAATAG
- the tilS gene encoding tRNA lysidine(34) synthetase TilS: protein MNGVKSVDKDLPFEMSLSYLRRRFWAIAQKQGWADKKGPAVVAVSGGSDSVALLWFFVQFWPYEVIVAHLEHGIRDQSSLDDAVFVRHLGEGWGCRVCIEHSSVPDLLRKGESVEEGARRIRYDFLRRVAQKHNAVIIALGHTANDVAETVLFNICRGTGPSGLVGIPEVRGLFVRPLINWWRDELRELISSRGISWREDITNVDVTYTRNRIRLEILPLLERTVNSATRKHLVALAKDMQEYRTEEEETGQALLLEGRRDFPLAQYAADVSFARSLSKRDLAWFIRAVGRDLRLKALPRHRLTNLIDTIKKSGRWLFQWEKESFVYCGSDFIVWINPKVLYNTLAEDQEILLEGEGCSFRWGRWSVEWEKVRSLPPIKKYPLSSRCVIYSLQEGKNFRITTVSAISATLSKEERKAIPWWLFDLWPVLEGPGGWRWIPQWGASHNVVKEEGPWIIFKLTLLASALEGER from the coding sequence ATGAATGGTGTGAAAAGCGTAGACAAAGATCTTCCCTTCGAAATGTCCTTATCATATTTACGTCGCCGCTTTTGGGCTATAGCCCAAAAGCAAGGCTGGGCAGATAAAAAAGGCCCGGCAGTGGTCGCTGTCTCAGGCGGTAGCGACTCCGTGGCCCTCCTGTGGTTTTTTGTTCAATTTTGGCCTTATGAAGTTATCGTAGCCCATTTGGAACATGGAATTCGAGATCAGAGCTCTCTAGATGATGCGGTTTTTGTCCGCCATCTAGGAGAGGGGTGGGGTTGTCGAGTATGTATAGAACATTCTTCTGTGCCAGATCTTCTTCGTAAGGGAGAATCTGTAGAGGAGGGAGCTCGAAGGATCCGCTACGATTTTTTAAGACGTGTGGCTCAAAAACATAATGCCGTAATAATAGCACTAGGCCACACGGCTAATGATGTAGCAGAGACAGTTCTTTTTAATATATGCCGAGGGACAGGCCCGTCTGGACTTGTGGGAATTCCAGAAGTGCGTGGTCTTTTTGTTCGGCCCCTCATAAATTGGTGGCGTGACGAATTAAGAGAGCTTATATCTTCTCGAGGAATTTCCTGGAGAGAAGATATAACGAACGTTGACGTTACTTATACAAGGAATCGAATTCGCCTCGAAATCCTACCTCTTTTGGAACGAACAGTAAATTCAGCTACTCGAAAGCATCTAGTAGCGTTGGCAAAAGATATGCAGGAGTATAGAACGGAAGAGGAGGAAACCGGACAGGCTCTTTTGTTAGAAGGAAGACGGGATTTCCCACTAGCTCAATATGCGGCGGATGTTTCTTTTGCTCGTTCTTTATCGAAACGAGATCTGGCCTGGTTTATCCGTGCAGTAGGTCGAGATCTTCGCCTTAAAGCTCTTCCAAGGCATCGTCTCACAAATCTCATTGATACTATCAAAAAATCTGGACGATGGCTTTTCCAGTGGGAAAAAGAAAGTTTTGTATATTGTGGATCTGATTTTATAGTATGGATAAATCCTAAAGTCCTGTATAATACTCTCGCTGAAGATCAAGAAATTCTCCTAGAAGGAGAGGGTTGTAGTTTCAGATGGGGAAGATGGAGTGTGGAATGGGAGAAGGTTCGCTCTTTACCCCCGATCAAAAAATATCCTCTTTCTTCTAGATGTGTTATATATTCTTTACAAGAGGGCAAAAATTTTCGTATTACTACTGTCTCCGCTATCAGTGCCACTCTCTCTAAAGAAGAACGGAAAGCTATTCCGTGGTGGCTCTTTGATCTCTGGCCTGTTTTAGAAGGTCCTGGCGGATGGCGTTGGATACCACAATGGGGGGCTTCACATAATGTAGTGAAAGAAGAAGGCCCCTGGATCATTTTTAAGCTGACGCTTCTGGCTTCAGCCCTGGAAGGGGAACGGTAG
- a CDS encoding type II secretion system protein → MKGFKGKTEGFSLIELLVVLMIMGLLSGGVMIAASRAMASAEAIRIISDLRSIKVAYLMFSMEEDAEINDPSTFDITCLETYLDRKMQAESFSLYGNEENLFIGCGPIKKKVSRYIEQRAEENGLYGSSSSSEEPQTPYVSGEEPWVWIRVM, encoded by the coding sequence GTGAAAGGATTTAAAGGAAAAACAGAGGGGTTTTCGTTAATAGAACTGCTTGTGGTTCTCATGATCATGGGGCTCTTATCAGGGGGGGTAATGATTGCAGCTTCTCGGGCTATGGCTTCTGCGGAGGCGATTCGAATTATATCTGATTTAAGATCTATTAAAGTTGCTTATCTTATGTTTTCTATGGAAGAAGATGCAGAAATTAATGATCCATCTACTTTTGATATAACGTGCCTTGAAACGTATCTTGATAGAAAAATGCAGGCCGAATCTTTTTCTTTGTATGGAAATGAGGAAAACCTTTTTATAGGTTGCGGTCCCATAAAAAAGAAAGTTTCTCGGTACATAGAACAACGGGCGGAAGAAAATGGACTATACGGCTCATCCAGCTCTTCGGAAGAGCCCCAAACACCCTATGTAAGTGGTGAAGAACCTTGGGTATGGATAAGGGTTATGTAA
- a CDS encoding type II secretion system F family protein has translation MIFRYRARSTSNGERISSGSIQASSKKDAAQKLQAQGLMPVYLRRHVSAEFFSFPSRGRRRLSSRFLANFFSQLSSILQAGGNISLALVVIEQECSKASFIPFIKDLRVNLEKGLAFSDSLYESAFLPPGVVPIVKAGEESGELPKMLSQLSLFFEQKIDFHRKLFTAWLYPAFIGILACFVFGILFNKVLPEIEDFLKRLNIPLPKITRLIIFLSERRKFIGLLTLMFLVFSVVIWHYFRKGFPFDRFHYQRFSISFFRKKFLLVRSLYILAALLEAGMPLLKAIHLTGNATGHEGVQRIWEEVAQKLGQGVPLGRALREHSFFPSAFAPLVSLGEQTGTLQWVIQKEAEQNKKSLATDFKRVEVLMEPVLTLVIGIFVLIMVVALFMPLMRAVHSLVL, from the coding sequence GTGATTTTCCGGTATCGTGCTCGTTCGACTTCAAATGGAGAACGAATTTCGAGTGGCTCTATACAAGCTTCATCAAAGAAAGACGCAGCACAAAAACTTCAAGCACAAGGCCTTATGCCTGTCTACTTGAGGCGACATGTATCAGCGGAATTTTTTTCTTTCCCTTCAAGGGGTAGACGCCGTCTTTCTTCTCGTTTCTTAGCAAACTTTTTTTCTCAACTTTCCTCTATCCTGCAAGCAGGGGGGAATATCTCATTAGCTCTTGTTGTAATAGAGCAAGAGTGCTCCAAAGCTTCTTTTATTCCGTTTATTAAAGATTTGAGAGTAAATTTAGAGAAGGGGTTGGCGTTCAGCGATAGCTTATATGAAAGTGCTTTTTTGCCTCCTGGAGTTGTTCCTATTGTAAAGGCCGGAGAAGAAAGTGGAGAACTTCCTAAAATGCTATCGCAATTGTCGCTTTTCTTTGAACAAAAGATTGATTTTCATCGGAAGCTTTTTACAGCATGGCTTTATCCCGCTTTTATAGGAATTTTAGCTTGTTTTGTCTTTGGAATTCTTTTTAATAAGGTCTTACCTGAAATAGAGGATTTTTTAAAAAGACTGAATATCCCTCTTCCTAAAATAACGAGGCTTATTATTTTTTTATCAGAGAGACGGAAATTTATAGGGCTATTAACGTTGATGTTTTTGGTATTTTCTGTGGTTATCTGGCACTATTTCAGAAAAGGGTTTCCCTTTGATCGTTTTCATTATCAGAGATTTTCTATCAGTTTTTTTAGGAAAAAATTTTTATTGGTCCGAAGCCTGTATATATTGGCAGCTCTTTTAGAGGCGGGAATGCCCTTGTTAAAAGCTATTCACTTGACAGGAAATGCTACCGGTCATGAGGGAGTCCAAAGAATCTGGGAGGAAGTGGCTCAGAAACTTGGTCAGGGAGTCCCCCTGGGGAGAGCTCTTCGAGAGCACTCTTTTTTCCCTTCCGCCTTTGCTCCGCTGGTTTCTTTAGGGGAACAGACAGGCACTCTGCAATGGGTGATTCAAAAAGAAGCAGAACAAAATAAGAAGAGCCTCGCTACAGATTTCAAGAGGGTTGAAGTCCTTATGGAGCCTGTCCTTACACTTGTAATCGGCATTTTTGTTCTCATTATGGTTGTAGCTCTGTTTATGCCTCTTATGAGAGCTGTGCATAGTCTTGTGTTGTAA